Genomic window (Saccharothrix australiensis):
CGCAGCGCACACGACGCGACCACCTTCGCCTGCGCCGGGTCCATCTCCAGGTCCACCGGTATCGGCTCGCCTCCGCCGCGCTCGATCCACTCGGGCGTGAGCAGGCCGCCGTGCCCGTCGCTCTGCACGACCAGAACTTCCAACGACTCCGCGCCGTCACGGACCTGGGCCAGACCCTGCGGGGTCTCGTCGGCGTCGCCGACCCCCGCCCGGATCCACCCCACCAACGACCCACTCGTCGGACCCGTCTCGCCCAGCAGGAACGCGCGCGCGGCATCCGCACGCCGCGCGGCCAGGAGCTCGGCGTCCCGACGGGCGTACTCCATCGGCTGCTGCCACGCCTGCGGTCCCAGCGGCTCGTCGCCGTAGGCGGACTGCACCAACGGCGCGATATCCGCCGGCAGACGCACAGCGGCCCGATCCACCAACAGCGCCGCCGACCGGAACAACAGGTGCTCGCCGTACACACGACGCGACCCCGGCACGGTCATCACCGGCGCACCGTCCCAGTCCTCGACACCGACCACCGCGCACCGCGCCCGCACCACCGGTTCCGGACGCGACCGCTGATGACGATGCAGCCTGCCCATCCGCTGCAACATCAGATCCATCGGCGCCAGGTCGGTGACCATCACGTCGAAGTCGACATCCAACGACTGCTCCACCACCTGCGACGCCACCACGATGTGCTGACCCGGCCGGTGACCGTCGGGCCCGAACCGCCGCAGCAGCCCCAGGTCGATCCGCGCCCGGTCACACGCCAGGAACCTCGAATGGTCGATCGTCACGTTCTCCGCACCGAACTCGCGCTCCAGCCGCTCGGCCGTCTCCTGAACCCGAGCCACGGTGTTCCGCACCACCACCGCGCACCCACCCTCGCGCAGCCGATCACGCAGATAGCTCACGAGCGTGTCCAAGTCGTCGGGCAACCGGTCCAGCGCCACGTCGACACCCGGCTCGGGCAACGGCAACGACCGCGACTCCACCTCGCCCGTCGCCACGATGCACGGGTATCCCGGATCGACTGGAACCCGCGAATCACCCGAGTACGCGGCGACCAGCTCGGCCCGACGCGCCGCGGGCAGCGTCGCCGACAGCAGCACCACCGGAACCCCGTATGCGCCAAGCCAGTGCAACACCCGGTGCAGGTACTGCGACATGTACACGTCATAGGCGTGCACTTCGTCGATCACCACGACCTTCGACGCCAACCCCAAGTGCCGCAACATCAGGTGCCGACTCTTCAACCCGGCGAACAACACCTGGTCGATCGTCCCGACCACGAACGACGCCAGCACACCCTTCTTCCGACCCTGCAACCACACATGAGCCACCGGCGCGTCCCCGATGTCGAAACCGATCGACGCCAACCACCCCTTGCGCAGCAACCCGTCGAACTCGTCGTTCAACGATGCCTTGCCATGCGCCAACGTCACGCTGGTCGACCCGTCACGCCCCGGCAGGGCCTCCAACCACCGCCTGACCCGACCGAACATCGCATCGGTCGTCGCCTGCGTCGGCAAAGCGACGAAGCACCCGTCCGCCCCGGACCTGGCCGCCAACTCCTCGGCCGCCAGCAACGCCGCCTCGGTCTTGCCCACCCCCATCGGCGCTTCCACGATCATCAGCCCGGGGACTGCCTGTTCCCGGGCGACCTCGACCGCGGCCACCTGCACCGGTCGCGCACCGGCGGCCCGAGGATCGAACCGTGCGCGGAACACCGCTCCCACGTCGCCTTCGACCGGCTGGGCACGCCACCGCCCGGGCAGTCCCAACCTCTTCCACCCCAGCTCCACCCGAGCGTCGAGGTCGAACTCGGCGGGCGGTTCGTGCGCCTCCAACAAGGGGAACAGATCGCCGTTCGACGCGATCCAGTCGGCCAGGATGACGATCGAGGTCAACAACACCTGACTCGGCAAGCTCAACCGGACATCCCGGTACCGCGACAAATCCACCTCAGCCGAGGCGCGGCGCAGGAAGAACTCCCGAGCTTCCCGCCACACTCCGACACCGGTCAGTTCCGTCAACCGTCCGACCTCGGCCAACGCCGACCGCTCCGGCGGAACCCCGTGATGGCTCGCGACAATGCCACCCAACTGCTCGGCCAACACCACCCGCTCGCCGCCGAACGCGGCACGAAGAAAATCGCGCACCGCGGAGTACCCGACCAGTGCATGATTCGCCCGACCGCGCTGAGGATGCGACACCAACATCGGCGAAGCGGAAAAACCGGCGGCACGCATCCGATCCGCGAGCGTCGGCACCTGCACAGCGAACGCAGGACTCGCTTTTCCGACGTCATGGCACGCAGCCAACCAGCACGCAAGGGCCCGCACGCCATCGACACCGTCCGGAAGATCACCGGCAATCCGCCCGATCACCTGCGGCGACACCCACTCCTCCACCAACAGCGCCGCCACCGCGCCAGTGTCATCCAGGTGCTGTTGCAGCGGCAGCCACTGCGTCATCCGGCCGTGAGTGTCGAAAACCGACTTCGCCCACACCACACGCCAATCGACCACGACCGAGACACGATCCTTCCGCAACGAAAATGCGTCAGCAATCTAGCCCTGCCCACCGACAGATCCAGCACGCCAAGCCCGGAAACCCTCGAATGGAGTAACCTCGCCGTCATCCGCAATTCTGCGTATGCAAGGAGGAGTGGTCGCTCTATGGCGACCACTTCTCCCGTTTGGCGCCTCACCCCGACCGGTTGTGCGAGTACCTTCCGTGTGCCTGCCCGAACAGCTGGGCAGGGACACGAACCGCTACTTGATGCGTCGGTAGAGGCGCGTGATCACGAGGTACATCACTGCGACGTATGCCAGCACCCCGACAGCCACGGACGCGCCGACCGTCAGTGCCGACCAACCCGCTACCGCCACGAGCAGACTTGCTGCCACCAGACTGGCAGCGACGGCGACGAGTCCTCCTAGGGGCAATACGCCCAACGTGGCAACGAGCAGAGCGCTCGGGACGGCCATGCGGCCGGGACCGGCCTCGCTGCTCGGTGGAGTTCCGCCTATCATCTAGGCACTTCCTTCCTGGGCTCACTAGTAGGGAGTCCTTCGGGTTGCGCCCCGAAGTGCCCCGCCCGCCTCCGAGCCGGGAGGCGGGCGGGGTGTCTTAGTGATCAGTTCAGAATGAGTCGGCGTGTTGGCTTTGCTTGTGGCGCAGGGCGTTCCAAGATCGTGGTGTGCGTGAGGAGGTTCTGACCGACGAGCTGTGGGCCCGGATGGAGCCGTTGATCCCGGTGCGCCCCAGGCGTTTTCGTTACCCGGGCCGCAGGCGTGCCGACGACCGGGCGGCACTGGAGGGCATCCTGTACGCGGTGCGCACCGGGATCGGGTGGAACCGGCTGCCCACCGCGCTGTTCGGCGCCTCCGGGGCGACCTGTTGGCGGCGGTTGACCGAGTGGCACGAGGCCGGCGTCTGGCAGGAACTGCACGAACGGCTGCTCGCCGAGCTGCGCGGTGCCGGGCTGCTCGACCTGTCCGCCGCCCTGGTCGACTCCACCCACCTGCGTGCCCTCAAAGGGGGGACCACACCGGGCCGAGCCCGGTCGACCGACGCAAGCCCGGCTCGAAACATCACCTGGTCACCGACGCCACCGGCATCCCGCTCGCCGTCACGTTGACCGGCGGCAACCGCAACGACGTCACCCAACTGATCCCGCTGCTCGACGCCGTGCCGCCGATTCGGGGCGTGGTGGGCAAACCCAGGCGACGCCCGAGGCGGGTCTACGCCGATCGCGGCTACGACCACGACAAGTACCGCCGCCTGGTCCGCGCCCGCGGCATCACCCCGCTCGTCGCCCGCCGCGGCGTCGACCACGGCTCTGGGCTGGGCACGGTCCGCTGGCCGGTCGAACGCACCTTCGCCTGGATCAAAGGCTTCCGCCGACTCCGCATCCGCACCGAACGCCGCGCCGACGTCCACCAGGCCATGCTCAGCCTGGTCTGCTCGATCATCTGCCTACGAAAACTCATTCTGAACTGATCACTTAGTAGGTTCACCCCCGCTTGCGCGGGGAAGACGCCTGATCGGCATTCGATCCGCTACGGAACTCACCAGGCTGGAACACCCCGTGCCATCGGGACCGACAGCTCCGTCCCCTCGCGTTGACGGAGCGTGTCTGATTGATCATGCGCGGTAATGTAGCGTATGCACTCCTGCTCCACAAACCAGCATCTAACCGCAACGGAACACAACAGGCGTTCGACCATTTGGTACTGGACGCATCAGACCTTCATGGCGTTCAGGTGCTGGCTCGGTGCACCTGTGGTGCGGCGTCGGGACGAGCAACGGACGAATCCTCGCTCGTTCCGAGCGCACTTCCGCGTCCGGCTCTTGTCAAGGGGTAGAGCAGCAGTTCGAACTCCCGCCTGCGGGGAGCCAGAGGGCTGGGAAGCCTGACTGGGATCCATCTGTCATCGACCGCTCAGCTGCCGACGTAGTGCCGCGGCCCGTGGATCGGTGAAGTCGGCTATGGCTGCCAAGGCCTTGTCACGGTGCTGGCGGGCTTTGCTCGGCTCGTCGAGCTGGTCGAGGACGACAGCGAGGCCGGCCAGCGACAGTGCCGTGTGCCAGTGGTCGGCGAGGTCTTGGTGGATGGTGGCTGCGATGCGGTGGAAGTCGGCCGCTTCCTTGAACCGTCCCAGGTCCCGGTAGGCGAGTCCCGTGCCGTCGAGCGCCTGTGCCTCGCGGCTTCGATCACCGTGTCGTTGGTGCAGCACGACGGCGCGGTGGTAGGAAGCCAGCGCGTCGGGGATGCGGCCGGACTCGCGCTGGATGTGGCCCTGCTCGATCGACCAGTACGCCTCCCAGGTGAGGTTGGCGTTGGCGGTGGCGATCTGCATCGCCTCGTCGATGGACTGTAGGGCCTCCGAGTGCCTGCCGAGCTCGCGGTAGGAGCGGGCGAGCGCGTGCAGCGCGTCGCCCTGACCGAGGGGGTTGCCGACGGCGCGGTGGAACGCCAGGTTCTGCCGCGCGAGTTCGATCGCGGTGGTGTTGTCGCCCATCTGGTACGCGGTCACACCGAGGTTGCCGCGGGCGACCGCCTGCCACAGGTCGCTGTCCAGCTCGCGGGCGATGGCCAGGCACTGGTCGAACAGCTGCCGGGCTTCGGTCAGGTGTCGGCGGCGGAGGTTGAGGTGGCCCAGGCCGTTGAGGGCGGCGGCCTCGCCCAGGCGGTCGTGGGTCTCGCGGCAGGCCGCGAGGCACAGGTCGAAATAGCGCGCGCCGTCGTCGAGCTGGTGTGTCTGCACGCAGACGGTGGCCATGCTTTCCAGTAGTTCGGCTTCCGCGTTGCGGTTGCCGGCGTGGCGGGCGGCGCGGAGTCCGACTTCGGTGGTGATGCGCCAGTCGTCGATGGGGCCGAGGATGCGGTAGACGTGGTGCAGGATCGCCGCAAGTCGCCAGGCGTGGTCGTGGAAGGTGCCATTGGCGGCGGCTTGTGTCGCGGCCAGGAGGTTGGGGCGTTCGGCCAGGTACCAGTCGTTGGCGTCGGCCACAGTGGCGAAGGTTGGATACGGCACGCTGAGGGTGTCGTCGGGTTCGAGTTCGACGCGAGGCGCCAGCGGGTTGA
Coding sequences:
- the cas3 gene encoding CRISPR-associated helicase Cas3' translates to MVDWRVVWAKSVFDTHGRMTQWLPLQQHLDDTGAVAALLVEEWVSPQVIGRIAGDLPDGVDGVRALACWLAACHDVGKASPAFAVQVPTLADRMRAAGFSASPMLVSHPQRGRANHALVGYSAVRDFLRAAFGGERVVLAEQLGGIVASHHGVPPERSALAEVGRLTELTGVGVWREAREFFLRRASAEVDLSRYRDVRLSLPSQVLLTSIVILADWIASNGDLFPLLEAHEPPAEFDLDARVELGWKRLGLPGRWRAQPVEGDVGAVFRARFDPRAAGARPVQVAAVEVAREQAVPGLMIVEAPMGVGKTEAALLAAEELAARSGADGCFVALPTQATTDAMFGRVRRWLEALPGRDGSTSVTLAHGKASLNDEFDGLLRKGWLASIGFDIGDAPVAHVWLQGRKKGVLASFVVGTIDQVLFAGLKSRHLMLRHLGLASKVVVIDEVHAYDVYMSQYLHRVLHWLGAYGVPVVLLSATLPAARRAELVAAYSGDSRVPVDPGYPCIVATGEVESRSLPLPEPGVDVALDRLPDDLDTLVSYLRDRLREGGCAVVVRNTVARVQETAERLEREFGAENVTIDHSRFLACDRARIDLGLLRRFGPDGHRPGQHIVVASQVVEQSLDVDFDVMVTDLAPMDLMLQRMGRLHRHQRSRPEPVVRARCAVVGVEDWDGAPVMTVPGSRRVYGEHLLFRSAALLVDRAAVRLPADIAPLVQSAYGDEPLGPQAWQQPMEYARRDAELLAARRADAARAFLLGETGPTSGSLVGWIRAGVGDADETPQGLAQVRDGAESLEVLVVQSDGHGGLLTPEWIERGGGEPIPVDLEMDPAQAKVVASCALRLPVALSNPGVDHALIAALEANRFTSFDSSPLLRGQLVLVLDENRRAEIRHGDVRFLLTYDPRKGLTHERG
- a CDS encoding IS5 family transposase (programmed frameshift); translated protein: MEPLIPVRPRRFRYPGRRRADDRAALEGILYAVRTGIGWNRLPTALFGASGATCWRRLTEWHEAGVWQELHERLLAELRGAGLLDLSAALVDSTHLRALKRGDHTGPSPVDRRKPGSKHHLVTDATGIPLAVTLTGGNRNDVTQLIPLLDAVPPIRGVVGKPRRRPRRVYADRGYDHDKYRRLVRARGITPLVARRGVDHGSGLGTVRWPVERTFAWIKGFRRLRIRTERRADVHQAMLSLVCSIICLRKLILN